From the genome of Mucispirillum schaedleri ASF457:
AACACAGATTGGCTCAGGGCTTACTGGTGTGCTTTATGTTCTTGATGAGCCATCTATCGGTCTGCATCAGAGAGATAATGATATGCTTATAGCCACTCTTAAAAATTTAAGAGATATAGGCAATAGTGTAATCGTTGTTGAGCATGATGAAGATACTATTATGCAGTGCGACCAGATTATAGATATGGGAGTAGGAGCAGGCAGAAAAGGCGGGGAAGTAGTATTTCAAGGCACGCCAAAAGAATTAATGCATTCAGAGCAATCATTAACAGGCGGGTATCTTTCTGGCAGACTTAATATTGAGGTGCCAAAAGAAAGACTGAAAGTTGATAAAACTAAAATTATCTCTATAAAAGGAGCAAAAGAGCATAACTTAAAAAATATAAATGTAGATATTCCTCTTGGTTTAATCACATGTGTTACAGGTGTCAGCGGCTCAGGTAAATCCACATTAATATTAAATATATTATACCCAGAGCTTATGCGGCAGCTTTATGGTTCTACATATAAAGCAGGCGAGCATAAAGCGGTAACTGGTGTATCTTTTATTGATAAAGTTATAGATATAGACCAGACCCCAATAGGCAGAACACCGCGAAGCAACCCTGTTACTTATACAGATATATTTAAGGATATAAGAGAGCTTTTTGCAGTTATACCAGAAGCTAAAATGCGGGGATATAATGCTGGCAGATTCAGCTTTAATAAAAAAGGCGGCAGATGTGAAATATGTCAGGGGGAAGGATATATTGAAATAGAAATGCACTTTCTGCCAGATATGTTTGTAAAATGTGATGCCTGCAACGGCTCAAGATATAATAGAGATACACTTGATATTACATATAAAAATAAAAATATTGCAGAATGTCTTAATATGACAGTAAACCAGTCAGTAGAGTTTTTTGATAATATTCCAAAACTGAAAGCAAAGCTGGAAGTATTAAGAGATGTGGGGTTAGGCTATATTAAGCTTGGTCAGCCAGCTACAACATTATCTGGTGGTGAAGCTCAAAGGGTAAAACTTGCAAAAGAGTTAATGAAACGCTCAACAGGCAAAACATTATATCTTTTTGATGAGCCAACAACAGGTCTTCATTTTGATGATATTAATAAACTTGTTAAAATATTCCAAAGACTGCGGGATAACGGCAACAGTATAGTTATTATTGAGCATAATCTTGATGTCATAAAATGTGCTGATTATATAATAGATTTAGGTCCAGAAGGCGGTGACGGCGGCGGAGAAATTGTTTTTGCAGGAACACCTGAAGATTGTGTAAAATGTAAAAAATCGTATACTGGTAAATATCTAAAAAGCAAGCTGAAATAAAGTTTGTTAATATAATCATATATTTAAGGTGTAGGCAGATATGGCAGAAAATCAGGACGGAGCAGAAAAGAGCGAAGAAGCCACTTCCAAGAAAAAGGAAGATGCCAGAAAAGAAGGAAATGTCGCTAAAAGTATGGACTTATCTTCTGGTGTGCTGCTTGTAGCTGCAGTTGCAGCTATGTATGTTTATGTGCCATATATGCTTGATAATTTTGAAAATCTTGTAGAAGAATTTTTTAAATTTAATAATTTTACTATCACTAAAGAATCAGCTTCTGATTTATTTATATTTTCCATTCAGTTTATGGCAAAAACAGCACTTCCTATATTTGCTCTTTTATTTGTCCTTGCAATAGGAATAAATGCTTATCAGGTAGGGTTTTATATTTCAACAAAAGCAATAGAGCCAAAATTTAACAAGCTTAATTTCTTTGCTAATTTTATGAAAACATTTTTTAATAAACGCAAAGTTGTAGAGCTTATAAAATCGCTTTTAAAAATCTTTGTGCTTACTGCTTATGCCTGGTATCTGGTTCATAATGAGATTGATACTATTGTCAGAATGACTGATGCAGATTACAGAGACCTTATGGTATATCTTGGTCATTTAGTTTTTGATGTTGCTATTCGTATTGCTGCATTAGTGCTTGTAATAGGTATAGCAGACTATGCTTATCAAAAATGGCAGCATAATGAAGATTTAAAAATGACAAAGCAGGAAATAAAAGAAGAATATAAGCAGATGGAAGGGGACCCTATTGTAAAAAACCGTATCAGGCAGGCTCAAAGAGATGCCGCAAGACAGAGAATGATGGAAGAAGTCCCTAAATCAGATGTGGTTATAACAAACCCTACTCACTATGCTGTTGCCATAAGGTATGATATGGATGTAGACAGAGCACCAAAAGTTGTGGCAAAAGGACAGCGGCTTATGGCATTGAAAATAAAAGAGATTGCCCGTGCCAGTGGTGTAAAGATAGTGGAAGACCCGCCACTTGCTAGAACATTATATAATTCTGTAGAAGTTGATGAAGAAATACCAGAAACACTTTATAAAACTCTGGCACAAATTCTTATGACACTTGATAAGTTTAGAAAAAGATAATATTTTTTTATAGATTTTGCATATATTTATGCAAGGCATCTATTTTAAACAGATTAACAGCAATTTTTTGTTGACATTATTATCTTAATTATCTTATTATTTTATACAGTAAAATAAATGTTTTTATAGTCCTGTCAAAAAGTATATAAAAAAATATCTGTATTTTACAAAGGAGAAATCTATGAATAAAATCCATCTATCATTAAGAGCAAAACTCTTAATAGTATCTGCTGCGGCATTAATTATGACAGTATTAGTCTTAATCTCTTTTAATTATTTCAGTATGCATACAAACTTTATGAATCTCTATAAAAGTATTCAAAACAGAGTAACAGATAATATTGCTGCAATATTAGGTAAAGATTTTGATGGATATACAAGTGGAATTACTATGCTTGCAAAATCAATGAATGGATCAACTCCTGAATATTTAGTAAGAAGATATAAAACTGCTTTTGAAGAAACTAAAAATACACTTGGCGTATCAAACATTATGGCAGCATTTGATGACGGCACATTTTATTCTGTTAATGATTTAAAACTTGGAGCAGATTATGACCATAGAGTCAGGGACTGGTATAAAAATGGCTTAAACTATAATGGTGTCTTTGTTTCAAAAGCATATACTGACCAGGTTCGTCCAGATGTGCTGTGTATTACAATTAGCCATCCCATAACAGCAGAAAATGGTGTTAAAGGGCTTATTACTTTTGATGTATATCTTGATTTTACTGAACTTTATAAAAAAATGGCAAATTCAGCTGTTGAAGGAAAGTTTTATTTAGTGGAAAGTGATACAAGAATTATTTCTGCAAGTGAAAGTGACATATTAACAAAAAGGGCTGACAGTGTATTTGCTAAAGAATTAGGCGACTTTCTTAAAGGTGTTATAAATGGCTCTGTATCTTCAGACAGTTATGTATCTTATATAAGCCGCTCTGGTGACACCCGTATGGCAACAGTTTATAAAATTCCTGATTATGATTTATATATATTTTATACAATAAGCAGCAGCCTTGTTACAAAGCAGATTAGAACTGTTGCTCTGAAAAGCACTGTTTTTGGGCTTATTCTTTTAGCAGTATCACTTTTTATAGTGCTTTTTATATTAAGAATATCACTTAATTCTTTAACAGTATTTCAGCAGCAGATAACAAAAGCTGCAGAGGGAAGAGATTTAACCACTCGTATTGAAGCAAAAACTGATGATGAGTTAGGTCAGATAGCTAAAGGTGTAAATATATTTATCGCTTCTATGGAAAGTGTTATAAAAGAAGTAAGAGATTCTGTTGAAGAAGTAGCTTCTTCTAATAATCAGCTTGCAGCAACTATGGAAGAATTATCAACAACTTTTGATAATCAGGCACACCAGGTATCAGAAATGGTTGACGGCATGGGTCAGATAAGTAATATTTCTAAAAATACAAGTAATGCACTTGAAACAAATATGCAGTTTTTAGAAACTACTGCTGATAATACAAGAAAAGAAGCTGAAAATTTAGATGATGTAAGCTGTGATATGGGTGATATTGAAAAAGATACAATATCATTATCAGAGACTATCCGCCACTTATCAGAAAGCTCTGCACAGATAGGTAATATCTTAAATGTTATTAATGATATAGCTAACCAGACTAACCTGCTTGCATTAAATGCAGCAATAGAAGCAGCAAGAGCAGGTGAAGCAGGCAGAGGGTTTGCAGTTGTTGCAGATGAAGTGAGAAAACTTGCAGAAAGAACTCAGCATGCAATAGGAGAAGTAGAAACTATTATTAATGAATTATCAAAAGATTCTGAAAATGCATCTAATGCAATGAATAAATCAGTAACAAGTGTGCAGGAAGGTGCTTCTAATATTCAAAGTGTTACTGGAGAAATCAAAAGAGCAGTTGAAGATGTTACTAATCTTTATAATGATATGAAGCCTATTTCTCAGTCAGTATCAGACCAGTATGTTACAATCCAGTCAGTTGTTGATAATGCACAGGTAGTTGCAGCAGGTATTGAAGAAAGCAATGCGGCAGTAAATGAAGTGAATAATACTGTAAGCCATTTGCAGCAAAGAACAGAAAGACTGAAAAACTTAATAGAACAGTTTAAAGTTTAAAAATATTTATATAAATATTTTTGAGCTTTAATATAAACATATAAAATTTTAAATGATATTTTTATAAGTCTATAAAAACCTGTATATTTTAAATATACAGGTTTTTTATTAACTTAGACTTACCAAAAATTTTTAATAAATTCATTGTATTTTTATTCACCTGTTACAATAGTGGTTTCTTTAACATATAAACCTAAAACAGAGCTTCTTTTCTTATCAACTGTTTTAATGGCTTTAATACCACCTTGTCTGGCTGCTTCATCTATGGAACAGTTACCAGCAGCTACAATTCCAAGAACATTAATACAAGATGCTTCTCCTTTTTTACTTCCTTGAGCAGCATTTGTAGCATTGACAGGTTCTGTAACACCTGTGTATAACCAGCCATTCATACCAGTTGCAGCACATCCTGATATAGAAGCTGCAAATAGAATTAATAAAACGATTTTTTTCATACAACATTTCTCCCAATTATTTAGTGCAGCTGCATTATAAACGGGGGGGGGGATTTGTCAATAGTTTTTTAAAATATTAAGAATTATATTTTTTGGCATATTGTTTGCTAATGAAAAGATGGGTAGAGAAACAATCTCGCCTGGGAGATGGAGCTCTCGTGTCAAGCGGACAGGATGTCCGCTATTTTTTTAATATAAACTAATTAACTGTGAGCCTGCTTCTATGTTATACTGAGCCTAAAAGGCGAAGTATCTAAAAAAGCATATAACTTAAATGTATTATACATCACTGTAATATAAATAATTTAGATTTTTCGCCTTTAAAAAATCAGGCTCAAAATGACTTAATTGTAATATTTTTATTTTTCAGCGTTTCCACAGCACAATGTCTATTCTGAGCATAGCGAAGAAGCTAAATTTATCCTTATAATTTCAGTGTTTTATAATATTCTTTTAAGTCATTTAATGTAATATCATTCCATTTATCAAGGTTATTATTCCTTATTAAATCCTTTGCTGCTAAAAATGCAAGGCTTCTAGCAGTAACAGTATAATATGGATTTTCTACAACCTTTATATTATTAGAATAGCTTAAAGATCTTAATAATTTTTTTGTTTTATAGAAAATTGTTTTTATTTTAAGCATTTTATTATTTTTATCCTGCAGCACAACACCTTCAATATCCATATCTAAACTGTTATTATAATATTCAGCAGTTTTTAATAAGTCTTCTTCATTATAAATTGTATCAAGCAGTTCTTTTTTATTAAAAAGGTTTCCTGCCAAGCCATTTTTATAAACTAAATCTTCACTATTTTCTACTATATCAAGCAGCACTATTTCTGATTTTTCAGCTTTTATTGGGTGTTCATTATCTTTTATATGGATACATTCAAAAAGAAATGTTACATTATGCTTTTTGCTTATTTCTTTTATATATTCTTTCTGCTCATTATTTAATAATTCTTCAATATATCTATTATATTTTTTTCCATAAGCTATTGATTTTGTAGCATATTCTAAATCTTTTGTTGTTTTGTTATAAAATACAATACCTAAAAAACCATTATATTTTTTATAAACATAAACAGGATATTCTATATCTTTTACCCAGTTTTCTATTTTTGTATCTTCTTTTTCACCTATATTAAAAAATTTAATATATCCCCTGCCTGCTATTTCGCTGCTGTCTATATATTTATATAATCCACGGGCTTTGATTGTTATATCATTCCATATTCTTTTATGGAAAACATTTCTGGTAAAGTTTATAGATTTTATATTATGTTCTTTAAACTCTTTTTCCTGTATTATATTTTTTAGATTATTTTCTATTTTTTTATTTTTCTTAGCAGGGTTGTCATACATTTTTACTGCTTTATCTTTTAATGAAAATACTATAAGCGGGTCGCCATATTCAATATTACATTCAAGGCAGTAAGCATTATCATTAATTTTTATGCCATTTTCCAGTTTGTCAGGAAAACAATTTCTATGCCCAAAAATCTGTATAATATCAGGATGGTTTGCCTGCCAGATACCAGCAACTTTTATATAGCTTTCATAAGTATCATTATCTTCTTTATAACCATAAGTTTTTTTGCCGTTTAAAAAGCAGGCTGGAAAATGATTATCCATATATTCAATGCCTGCATGATTTAAAAAATATTTCTGTCCGTTAAATTCAAAATAAATATAGTCTTTTACAGTATTAGAGATTTTTCTAATAGATTTTTTCATATTTTCAATTTCTTTTTCACTTTTCTTTTTCTCTATTTCTTCAATAGTTTTTTTAAAATTATTACCACCGTATGGTTTATCAAAAGCCCAGTAAAAAAGTCTTAAATCATGGTTACCCATTATAAGATATACATTTTTAAGAGAAGCAAGCCATATTAATGCTTCTATCATTGATACATTATTTTCGCCTCTGTCAATATAGTCACCTAAAAATATATATGCCTTTTTAGTATCCTGCAGCATATCATTATCTTCTAAAAATTTGGAAAATACAGTATAGCTTCCATGTATATCAGGTATAACAGTTATATCTTCATACTGTTTAAATGTTTCCTGCTGTAGATAAAAAGTATCCCATTTGGCAACAGCAGAATATAAATCTGTTTCATAATCTTTATGTTTTTTCTTAAATTCAATAAGCCGTGC
Proteins encoded in this window:
- the flhB gene encoding flagellar biosynthesis protein FlhB, giving the protein MAENQDGAEKSEEATSKKKEDARKEGNVAKSMDLSSGVLLVAAVAAMYVYVPYMLDNFENLVEEFFKFNNFTITKESASDLFIFSIQFMAKTALPIFALLFVLAIGINAYQVGFYISTKAIEPKFNKLNFFANFMKTFFNKRKVVELIKSLLKIFVLTAYAWYLVHNEIDTIVRMTDADYRDLMVYLGHLVFDVAIRIAALVLVIGIADYAYQKWQHNEDLKMTKQEIKEEYKQMEGDPIVKNRIRQAQRDAARQRMMEEVPKSDVVITNPTHYAVAIRYDMDVDRAPKVVAKGQRLMALKIKEIARASGVKIVEDPPLARTLYNSVEVDEEIPETLYKTLAQILMTLDKFRKR
- a CDS encoding methyl-accepting chemotaxis protein yields the protein MNKIHLSLRAKLLIVSAAALIMTVLVLISFNYFSMHTNFMNLYKSIQNRVTDNIAAILGKDFDGYTSGITMLAKSMNGSTPEYLVRRYKTAFEETKNTLGVSNIMAAFDDGTFYSVNDLKLGADYDHRVRDWYKNGLNYNGVFVSKAYTDQVRPDVLCITISHPITAENGVKGLITFDVYLDFTELYKKMANSAVEGKFYLVESDTRIISASESDILTKRADSVFAKELGDFLKGVINGSVSSDSYVSYISRSGDTRMATVYKIPDYDLYIFYTISSSLVTKQIRTVALKSTVFGLILLAVSLFIVLFILRISLNSLTVFQQQITKAAEGRDLTTRIEAKTDDELGQIAKGVNIFIASMESVIKEVRDSVEEVASSNNQLAATMEELSTTFDNQAHQVSEMVDGMGQISNISKNTSNALETNMQFLETTADNTRKEAENLDDVSCDMGDIEKDTISLSETIRHLSESSAQIGNILNVINDIANQTNLLALNAAIEAARAGEAGRGFAVVADEVRKLAERTQHAIGEVETIINELSKDSENASNAMNKSVTSVQEGASNIQSVTGEIKRAVEDVTNLYNDMKPISQSVSDQYVTIQSVVDNAQVVAAGIEESNAAVNEVNNTVSHLQQRTERLKNLIEQFKV
- a CDS encoding TRL-like family protein, whose product is MKKIVLLILFAASISGCAATGMNGWLYTGVTEPVNATNAAQGSKKGEASCINVLGIVAAGNCSIDEAARQGGIKAIKTVDKKRSSVLGLYVKETTIVTGE
- a CDS encoding RNA ligase is translated as MQILFMLTGIPGSGKSYDIKRLNLEHLTISADTLRIMNGTLFPYIDKSSNIDSFYDSIVFEQLMQMLENRMIYGQTTILDTTGLYNINNILDMAKAYRYRVVYVVYDKYSIDECYNNIRSRKYNNSISYDVLIKYQARLIEFKKKHKDYETDLYSAVAKWDTFYLQQETFKQYEDITVIPDIHGSYTVFSKFLEDNDMLQDTKKAYIFLGDYIDRGENNVSMIEALIWLASLKNVYLIMGNHDLRLFYWAFDKPYGGNNFKKTIEEIEKKKSEKEIENMKKSIRKISNTVKDYIYFEFNGQKYFLNHAGIEYMDNHFPACFLNGKKTYGYKEDNDTYESYIKVAGIWQANHPDIIQIFGHRNCFPDKLENGIKINDNAYCLECNIEYGDPLIVFSLKDKAVKMYDNPAKKNKKIENNLKNIIQEKEFKEHNIKSINFTRNVFHKRIWNDITIKARGLYKYIDSSEIAGRGYIKFFNIGEKEDTKIENWVKDIEYPVYVYKKYNGFLGIVFYNKTTKDLEYATKSIAYGKKYNRYIEELLNNEQKEYIKEISKKHNVTFLFECIHIKDNEHPIKAEKSEIVLLDIVENSEDLVYKNGLAGNLFNKKELLDTIYNEEDLLKTAEYYNNSLDMDIEGVVLQDKNNKMLKIKTIFYKTKKLLRSLSYSNNIKVVENPYYTVTARSLAFLAAKDLIRNNNLDKWNDITLNDLKEYYKTLKL